A region of the Brachyhypopomus gauderio isolate BG-103 chromosome 11, BGAUD_0.2, whole genome shotgun sequence genome:
GCTCCGCCTCCCCCAACCGTCAGCAGCAAATGACATCACAGCACATGGCGTGGGGGTTAAGCGGCAGcacgaggggggggggcagggacgGGCGTGGCGCGGCGCAAGTTACCTGGGCTCACGTCCCGTTATCCTGAGGCACAGATCATAGAGGAATGCTGGTGCCTTATGGCTTACAGCAATCCAGTACTGATTGATTAGGTGATTGGATGTGAGATTTACATTGGGCCGTCTGAAAGCCTGCTCGAGGGGGTTCCTCTTGAAAGTAGATATAACATGGTACTCTAAGAGACaaaaggggggtggggtggggtggggttcaACAGAGGAAACTTCACACTGCAAGGTATGATCCTGAAAAACCAAAGAAAGTCAAGGACCCTCCAGCTAGATGTGTTAAAAACACACCGAAACCCATCAATGCAAACTGGTACAGACCAATACAGATCAGATTTTAAAAACTGCCAAGTTTTCCTCAGGAACATAAAATGGCAAACATGACACTAAAGCTCCATCCTGTTTAAAAGAGTAGTAGCTAGCAGGTCTGTTTTATCACCGTCTTACATTATTTATCTCACCACCAAAAACTTCCTACAAATTAAAATACAAAAAGGTGTGGAGTTTAAGACATCAATCTGGCCACTGGGCCACATAATCCCAGAATCCTCTGAGTCCAAATTTCTCTCATTGTATTGGTGACCAGAACAAGAGTTTGGGCCAGTGAGAGCCAAGCAGTACCCACTCTTGGGCTGGAGCATCGGGGCAAAAGGGGTTTCAAGCAATACACTATATATCTGAAACCAAACAACCAACAACTTGACAACCAAGGCAATTAGCCAACACACACTGCTACTATGTAATTACCACGTCAAACACCTTTATCACATGACTGCCACGCCAACACACACTGCTACTATGCGATTACCACACCAGACACCGCCAACATGTGActaccacaccaacacacacactgtcctcgaTCAGCTAGGGAGGTTAtaatacaggacacacacattcactaaaTTCTGTGACCAGTTTGGAAGCCTGATAAATAACGAAATAATGTCTCTAGGCAGTCCTTAGCGTTTGGCTTGACACCTAGTATAGCCCTGTCAACAATCCCCCCCCAGAGCCACGGTGCCTTCGCTTAGGAAACAGGTCACAGATGCATCATCCTCCAGCATCAACGACTGATCCATACCTTAACACCAGCGAACATTAGCATACGGCCCAAAGAGAGATTCTTACCCACTTCCCCCCAGCGGAAGGGGTTGATCGCACCCGTCGTGCAGTTGTACACCAACACGGATTTTGGCCTGTAGGTGAGAAACAGAAAAAACCTTGGTGTGGGAGACATAAGGATAATTTGCGTGTTCAGAGTCCATGTTAAGCCAGTTCCGAGCCGGGTTGTGTTGACGAGTTGAACCAGGTGTGAGGCGAGAATAGGTGGACTAGGCCTGGAAATGGTCACCAATGCTGAGAAAATGTCACTTGCTAAGTACACAATGCTGAGAAATAGCTACAGATATACAGCCAATTATTCAAAACTTTAATTATAGCACTTTTTCCCACAAAGTGTTTCACAATCTGTTTTCACGGAGCAGCTTTACAGATGTCTGGGTCCATGCCCCAGCAGAGCAAACCAGAGGCGCCTGGTGAGAACAAACCCCGGGAGACTGAGAAGCAGAAACATCAAGAGGAACCAGGACTCAGaaaggggaacccatcctcctcggGGTGACAAAGGACAACACAATGATAATATGAACCAGATGGGCAATAGCAGGGGTGACCCTCTCCAGTGCGGACAGCAACCAGGCTGCAGATCAGAGTTCTAGCCTGGTTCCAATATTTAGGACGATCTGAAGAGGTGATCTCACACACCTGGTGTGTCTCTGGGACCCCGAGTACCACGCAGCAGCCAGAGTGGTGTTGATGACCACGTCCACGGGCACGAGGTCGGCGATGGCGTTGTTGGACGCCCGCATGGTGCGCAGAATGCCTTTCCCAGCCTgccggggacacacacacacacacacacacacacacacacacacacacacacacacacacaactgagccccgacatgcacacacactactgtctcATGCACAGCAAAGTCACTGTAGAACCTGGGTAATGCACTTCATCATCGCAACAGCGCAAcaatatgaacaataaacaggacTTACAGCAATGAATATTCCACTAGGTCCGTTGAAATTATCTATCCAGCCCTGGTATGGAAAAAGAACAGGTGGATTAACACAGCAGTCCTGGCCTGAGCAGACCTGTGGAGACACTCGGGCCGAGTCTCTGGAACGGCGAGCGGTACTCACAGGGAAGGGCTCCTTCCAGCTGGCCCCCACGATGGAGGGCCGCACGATGGCCACGTTGAGGTTCCCACACTCCTGCTGCACCAGGTACTCCGCCAGCGCTTTGGTATACGTGTACGTGTTGGGCCGCTCCCCGATCAGTTTGGGGGTCATCAGGCTGACCAGTTTATCGTCCATCCACCTGAACCCGCCCCGCCACACACCCCCGACCAATCAGTACAAAGAGCCTCATGGTTTTAGGAGCTTCCATGAGAAACCACATTCGACGTATAATAAATAAGAACAAGACCTGGAAATCTTGTCCAAGTCCAACACAACACAATTCGGGGGTGCTGCTCTCGAAATGTAGGTCGTCACAATTACTGTGATTAAGTGTGCGAGACGTGATCAGCGAGCTAAAGGATTACATCATTGCACTACTGAATTCAGGTCACTCATCACGTCTTCCCGTTTAAAGGTCAGTACAATATGAACAACAGACCGCGTTTTCATTTGCTGAAAGCCTTCCTACCGGAGCTCATGTTAACCAGCATCCCTTCATGATTCTcctctttttaaaaatattaatattattctCAAATGTAATTTTGAAATATACCTCTAATATGATTAGTGTTTTTTGTTTCCTGGATTACACACATTAATCATACCTCTACAACTCTGACAGACATGCTTCCTGTCACCAATAATAAAGCAGTACTAAAGCAGCACAAAGTTCTCTGTGACCACTTACTCCAGCGTGTCTATGAGCTTCCTGTAGTCTACGGGTGGGGGGTAGACTACCTCCTCGATCAGCTGACGGTCGCAGTTTGCGTAAGCCGTTGAGACGTGGATGAAGACCTCCAGGCCCTTCATCCTGTGAGCCAGCCTCACCATCTTCTGTGTGGCCAATACGTTCAGCTGTACGGCATCCCTGAtggacacaaccacaaacaacccTAGATTTTGGTTCCTGCTCTGAATCCAACGTTTTAGATCAAGAGTGAGGCAGTGTGAATTTCATTGACGAATattttttgtcatagttttcgtcaacgaaccattttttcatgacgaaaatgagacgataactaaataaaaactatacgaagggataaaaactaTGAccaaattaatggacattttcgtcaacgaataaaaacgagacaaaaatattggccagcaacgacattcaatcagatctgatttagcttttgagaaaggtagggataagttaagaagagatccaaccgtaactactttagcgtacacggagaggcagAACAAACAGGGTAACCGTCCgatcagaactaacgtcttcacatcgcaagGAACCtggcctgtgaactgtggtcactcatgaaattcaactcgaagttatctcgacaatgtcagcagggagaaagataagaggtgatatatggacacatttctcctt
Encoded here:
- the far1 gene encoding fatty acyl-CoA reductase 1 isoform X3, encoding MVTIPEYYAGKSVLITGATGFMGKVLLEKLLRSCPGVKAAYVLVRPKAGQLPSARVADMINCKLFDRLREEQPDFAEKIVAVSSDLTKPELDLSKEDQDMLADRIHIVFHCAATIRFNEPLKDAVQLNVLATQKMVRLAHRMKGLEVFIHVSTAYANCDRQLIEEVVYPPPVDYRKLIDTLEWMDDKLVSLMTPKLIGERPNTYTYTKALAEYLVQQECGNLNVAIVRPSIVGASWKEPFPGWIDNFNGPSGIFIAAGKGILRTMRASNNAIADLVPVDVVINTTLAAAWYSGSQRHTRPKSVLVYNCTTGAINPFRWGEVENCINMTFKTNPLEQAFRRPNVNLRSNPFTNQYWTAVSHTLPALLYDAYLWLTGQKPR
- the far1 gene encoding fatty acyl-CoA reductase 1 isoform X2 codes for the protein MVTIPEYYAGKSVLITGATGFMGKVLLEKLLRSCPGVKAAYVLVRPKAGQLPSARVADMINCKLFDRLREEQPDFAEKIVAVSSDLTKPELDLSKEDQDMLADRIHIVFHCAATIRFNEPLKDAVQLNVLATQKMVRLAHRMKGLEVFIHVSTAYANCDRQLIEEVVYPPPVDYRKLIDTLEWMDDKLVSLMTPKLIGERPNTYTYTKALAEYLVQQECGNLNVAIVRPSIVGASWKEPFPGWIDNFNGPSGIFIAAGKGILRTMRASNNAIADLVPVDVVINTTLAAAWYSGSQRHTRPKSVLVYNCTTGAINPFRWGEVEYHVISTFKRNPLEQAFRRPNVNLTSNHLINQYWIAVSHKAPAFLYDLCLRITGREPR
- the far1 gene encoding fatty acyl-CoA reductase 1 isoform X1; this encodes MVTIPEYYAGKSVLITGATGFMGKVLLEKLLRSCPGVKAAYVLVRPKAGQLPSARVADMINCKLFDRLREEQPDFAEKIVAVSSDLTKPELDLSKEDQDMLADRIHIVFHCAATIRFNEPLKDAVQLNVLATQKMVRLAHRMKGLEVFIHVSTAYANCDRQLIEEVVYPPPVDYRKLIDTLEWMDDKLVSLMTPKLIGERPNTYTYTKALAEYLVQQECGNLNVAIVRPSIVGASWKEPFPGWIDNFNGPSGIFIAAGKGILRTMRASNNAIADLVPVDVVINTTLAAAWYSGSQRHTRPKSVLVYNCTTGAINPFRWGEVEYHVISTFKRNPLEQAFRRPNVNLTSNHLINQYWIAVSHKAPAFLYDLCLRITGREPRELYKHDLQDQPVRAGLQTAQC